The DNA sequence CGTCGAGTAATCGTCTCTTCGCACTTTAACGCCTGAATATGTAATTCCATAAGACGGATGAGACGGATTTTTCCCCGTCGACTCGAATCCGGCGTAATAGCCTGTCGCTACAACACGCACTTTTGGATACTGATCCAGCAGCACGTCCGTTTTATCGATGACTTGAGTGAATGAGCTGGCCGAGACGGTCCGTTTTTTGACGACCCTCTGCCCCTCTTTGGTTTCCCTGATTCCAAAGGCAGCTTGGATGCTGCGATCTCCTACTGCATTATAGCCATATCCATCGCTCGCAAATCCCGTCAGCACCATGATGAGTAGAGCGAAGAAACTTACTGACAGCTTTCCATTCATTTCTGGTAAACCTCCTCTCGGTTCTAGTCATGTCCCGAAGAGGAGGAAACTATACACAAATTTTGGATTGTTTATGAAAAATTCTGTATGTTAGGTGTTGCGGGAATGTTACAGCTCAGTGTTCTTTATGTCCGGCTGTATTTGCAAACGCCTGATTCTGTAGCAACGCAAAGCTCGCCTGATGCGACGAGATAGCGCAAGTACGCGTTCGTCTCCCCGAGCAGAATCCACTGCTGGAACGTTGCCAGTTCTTTCGTCGCCAATGTGTGGGATACTTCGTAGGCAGTCATTTCTTTC is a window from the Brevibacillus choshinensis genome containing:
- a CDS encoding 3D domain-containing protein; its protein translation is MNGKLSVSFFALLIMVLTGFASDGYGYNAVGDRSIQAAFGIRETKEGQRVVKKRTVSASSFTQVIDKTDVLLDQYPKVRVVATGYYAGFESTGKNPSHPSYGITYSGVKVRRDDYSTIAADLRIFPIGTVLYIPGYGYGVVADKGGAIRGHKIDLYFETKQDVFKQWGKKSLDVYVVRRGDGKLTEAFLNNLNQKGIAAMAEVVK